Proteins found in one Anabas testudineus chromosome 1, fAnaTes1.2, whole genome shotgun sequence genomic segment:
- the slc44a2 gene encoding choline transporter-like protein 2 isoform X1 has translation MELEEKNPDPKYGESRKFDPNFKGPIHNRGCTDIFCCILFIIALLGYFAVGILAWSQGDPRKVIYPTDSRGQFCGQAGTPQEKKPLLFYFNILKCASPLVLLEFQCPTTQLCVERCPDRFLTLAKVVSGVSKNDHQYYQKYCKEGVDLTEPGTSAPVILMAKLCPAMIIPSKPFTRRCLPALGTTKSGVVVVGNQTSFKVENNNVSATDILEASKKSNVVVEARQVAMRIFEDYTQSWHWILLGLVIAMIVSLIFIVLLRFLAGVMVWIMIVLVILVIGYGIFHCYMEYAKLKGEPGANVTIRDLGLQTDFSVYLQIRQTWLAFMIILAIVEVIIILLLFFLRKRILIAIALIKEASRAVGHVMSSLFYPLLTFALLAVVIAYWAVTAVFLSTSNEQVYKVFNNSECVHSGKNCDPKTFNTSNISAQCPDAECMFAFYGGETLYHKYLILFQFYNVFLFFWCANFVTALGQVTLAGAFASYYWAFKKPDDIPSFPIFSSLGRALRYHTGSLAFGSLILSLVQVIRVILEYLDHKLKGAQNKFAKFLLSCMKCCFWCLEKCIKFLNRNAYIMIAVYGKNFCTSARDAFFLLMRNIVRVAVLDKVTDFLLFLGKLLVVGIVGIFSFFFFSGRIKAAQDAAPTLNYYWVPILTVVVGSYLIAHGFFSVYAMCVDTLFLCFLEDLERNDGSAERPYFMSQNLLTLLNKSNKEATSVD, from the exons ATggagctggaggaaaaaaatccGGACCCCAAATACG GGGAGTCCAGGAAGTTTGACCCAAACTTCAAAGGGCCAATTCACAACAG ggGCTGCACAGATATCTTCTGCTGTATTCTCTTCATCATAGCCTTGCTTGGGTACTTTGCTGTGGGTATCCTCG CCTGGTCTCAGGGTGACCCCAGGAAAGTGATTTATCCCACCGACAGcaggggacagttctgtggTCAAGCTGGAACACCTCAGGA GAAGAAGCCTCTTCTGTTCTACTTTAACATACTGAAATGTGCCAGTCCTCTGGTGCTGCTTGAATTTCAGTGTCCGACTACTCAG TTATGTGTGGAAAGATGTCCGGACAGGTTTCTCACATTGGCGAAAGTAGTAAGTGGGGTGAGCAAAAATGACCATCAGTACTACCAGAAATACTGCAAGGAAGGAGTGGATTTAACCGAACCG GGTACTTCTGCTCCTGTAATCCTGATGGCTAAATTGTGCCCAGCCATGATCATACCCAGTAAACCCT TCACGCGTCGCTGCCTTCCTGCCTTGGGAACCACAAAAagtggggtggtggtggtgggcaACCAAACCTCCTTTAAGGTCGAAAACAATAATGTCAGTGCCACAGATATACTGGAGGCATCAAA gAAGTCTAATGTTGTTGTCGAAGCTCGCCAGGTGGCTATGAGAATCTTTGAAGACTACACTCAGTCGTGGCATTGGATCCTTCT AGGTCTGGTGATAGCCATGATCGTCAGCTTGATTTTCATCGTCCTGCTGCGATTCTTGGCTGGTGTCATGGTCTGGATCATGATTGTTCTAGTTATTCTAGTCATTGGATATG GTATTTTCCACTGTTACATGGAATATGCTAAACTGAAGGGAGAGCCTGGGGCTAATGTCACCATTCGTGATCTGGGCCTCCAGACAGATTTCTCTGTCTACCTGCAGATCAGACAGACCTGGCTGGCCTTCA TGATCATCCTGGCCATTGTGGAGGTCATCATCatcttgttgctgtttttcctgAGGAAGAGAATCCTAATCGCTATCGCTCTTATCAAAGAGGCTAGCAG aGCGGTTGGGCATGTGATGTCATCTCTTTTCTACCCACTGCTGACCTTTGCCCTCCTGGCTGTGGTGATTGCATACTGGGCCGTCACTGCTGT TTTCCTGTCCACTTCTAATGAGCAGGTGTACAAAGTGTTTAACAACTCTGAGTGTGTGCACTCAGGGAAGAACTGTGACCCCAAG acaTTTAACACCTCCAATATATCAGCTCAGTGCCCTGATGCAGAGTGCATGTTTGCCTTCTACGGTGGGGAGACCCTCTACCACAAATACCTCATCCTGTTCCAGTTCTATAAcgtcttcctcttcttctggtGCGCCAACTTTGTTACGGCCCTGGGTCAGGTCACTCTTGCAGGGGCCTTTGCTTCATATTACTGGGCCTTCAAGAAGCCGGATGATATTCCCTCCTTCCCCATCTTCTCCTCACTGGGACGTGCCCTCAG ATACCACACTGGTTCCCTGGCTTTTGGCTCTCTGATCCTGTCTTTGGTTCAGGTCATCAGAGTCATCCTGGAGTACCTGGATCACAAGTTGAAAG GTGCTCAGAACAAGTTTGCTAAATTTCTGTTAAGCTGCATGAAGTGCTGCTTCTGGTGTCTGGAGAAGTGCATCAAGTTCCTTAACAGAAATGCCTACATCATG ATTGCCGTTTATGGAAAAAATTTCTGTACCTCAGCTCGAGATGCATTTTTCCTTCTCATGAGAAATATTGTCAG GGTGGCTGTTTTAGATAAAGTCACAGACTTCTTGCTGTTTCTCGGGAAGCTCCTCGTTGTTGGCATTGTTG ggatcttctctttcttcttcttctctggaaGAATTAAAGCAGCACAGGATGCTGCTCCAACTTTGAACTACTATTGGGTTCCAATACTC ACCGTGGTGGTGGGATCTTACCTCATTGCCCATGGTTTCTTCAGCGTCTACGCCATGTGTGTGGACAcactcttcctctgcttct TGGAGGACCTGGAGCGCAACGATGGATCAGCAGAGAGGCCGTATTTCATGTCACAGAACCTGCTAACCCTCCTAAACAAGTCCAATAAAGAGGCCACATCTGTAGATtaa
- the slc44a2 gene encoding choline transporter-like protein 2 isoform X2, which yields MTKSERQGESRKFDPNFKGPIHNRGCTDIFCCILFIIALLGYFAVGILAWSQGDPRKVIYPTDSRGQFCGQAGTPQEKKPLLFYFNILKCASPLVLLEFQCPTTQLCVERCPDRFLTLAKVVSGVSKNDHQYYQKYCKEGVDLTEPGTSAPVILMAKLCPAMIIPSKPFTRRCLPALGTTKSGVVVVGNQTSFKVENNNVSATDILEASKKSNVVVEARQVAMRIFEDYTQSWHWILLGLVIAMIVSLIFIVLLRFLAGVMVWIMIVLVILVIGYGIFHCYMEYAKLKGEPGANVTIRDLGLQTDFSVYLQIRQTWLAFMIILAIVEVIIILLLFFLRKRILIAIALIKEASRAVGHVMSSLFYPLLTFALLAVVIAYWAVTAVFLSTSNEQVYKVFNNSECVHSGKNCDPKTFNTSNISAQCPDAECMFAFYGGETLYHKYLILFQFYNVFLFFWCANFVTALGQVTLAGAFASYYWAFKKPDDIPSFPIFSSLGRALRYHTGSLAFGSLILSLVQVIRVILEYLDHKLKGAQNKFAKFLLSCMKCCFWCLEKCIKFLNRNAYIMIAVYGKNFCTSARDAFFLLMRNIVRVAVLDKVTDFLLFLGKLLVVGIVGIFSFFFFSGRIKAAQDAAPTLNYYWVPILTVVVGSYLIAHGFFSVYAMCVDTLFLCFLEDLERNDGSAERPYFMSQNLLTLLNKSNKEATSVD from the exons ATGACAAAATCCGAAAGACAAG GGGAGTCCAGGAAGTTTGACCCAAACTTCAAAGGGCCAATTCACAACAG ggGCTGCACAGATATCTTCTGCTGTATTCTCTTCATCATAGCCTTGCTTGGGTACTTTGCTGTGGGTATCCTCG CCTGGTCTCAGGGTGACCCCAGGAAAGTGATTTATCCCACCGACAGcaggggacagttctgtggTCAAGCTGGAACACCTCAGGA GAAGAAGCCTCTTCTGTTCTACTTTAACATACTGAAATGTGCCAGTCCTCTGGTGCTGCTTGAATTTCAGTGTCCGACTACTCAG TTATGTGTGGAAAGATGTCCGGACAGGTTTCTCACATTGGCGAAAGTAGTAAGTGGGGTGAGCAAAAATGACCATCAGTACTACCAGAAATACTGCAAGGAAGGAGTGGATTTAACCGAACCG GGTACTTCTGCTCCTGTAATCCTGATGGCTAAATTGTGCCCAGCCATGATCATACCCAGTAAACCCT TCACGCGTCGCTGCCTTCCTGCCTTGGGAACCACAAAAagtggggtggtggtggtgggcaACCAAACCTCCTTTAAGGTCGAAAACAATAATGTCAGTGCCACAGATATACTGGAGGCATCAAA gAAGTCTAATGTTGTTGTCGAAGCTCGCCAGGTGGCTATGAGAATCTTTGAAGACTACACTCAGTCGTGGCATTGGATCCTTCT AGGTCTGGTGATAGCCATGATCGTCAGCTTGATTTTCATCGTCCTGCTGCGATTCTTGGCTGGTGTCATGGTCTGGATCATGATTGTTCTAGTTATTCTAGTCATTGGATATG GTATTTTCCACTGTTACATGGAATATGCTAAACTGAAGGGAGAGCCTGGGGCTAATGTCACCATTCGTGATCTGGGCCTCCAGACAGATTTCTCTGTCTACCTGCAGATCAGACAGACCTGGCTGGCCTTCA TGATCATCCTGGCCATTGTGGAGGTCATCATCatcttgttgctgtttttcctgAGGAAGAGAATCCTAATCGCTATCGCTCTTATCAAAGAGGCTAGCAG aGCGGTTGGGCATGTGATGTCATCTCTTTTCTACCCACTGCTGACCTTTGCCCTCCTGGCTGTGGTGATTGCATACTGGGCCGTCACTGCTGT TTTCCTGTCCACTTCTAATGAGCAGGTGTACAAAGTGTTTAACAACTCTGAGTGTGTGCACTCAGGGAAGAACTGTGACCCCAAG acaTTTAACACCTCCAATATATCAGCTCAGTGCCCTGATGCAGAGTGCATGTTTGCCTTCTACGGTGGGGAGACCCTCTACCACAAATACCTCATCCTGTTCCAGTTCTATAAcgtcttcctcttcttctggtGCGCCAACTTTGTTACGGCCCTGGGTCAGGTCACTCTTGCAGGGGCCTTTGCTTCATATTACTGGGCCTTCAAGAAGCCGGATGATATTCCCTCCTTCCCCATCTTCTCCTCACTGGGACGTGCCCTCAG ATACCACACTGGTTCCCTGGCTTTTGGCTCTCTGATCCTGTCTTTGGTTCAGGTCATCAGAGTCATCCTGGAGTACCTGGATCACAAGTTGAAAG GTGCTCAGAACAAGTTTGCTAAATTTCTGTTAAGCTGCATGAAGTGCTGCTTCTGGTGTCTGGAGAAGTGCATCAAGTTCCTTAACAGAAATGCCTACATCATG ATTGCCGTTTATGGAAAAAATTTCTGTACCTCAGCTCGAGATGCATTTTTCCTTCTCATGAGAAATATTGTCAG GGTGGCTGTTTTAGATAAAGTCACAGACTTCTTGCTGTTTCTCGGGAAGCTCCTCGTTGTTGGCATTGTTG ggatcttctctttcttcttcttctctggaaGAATTAAAGCAGCACAGGATGCTGCTCCAACTTTGAACTACTATTGGGTTCCAATACTC ACCGTGGTGGTGGGATCTTACCTCATTGCCCATGGTTTCTTCAGCGTCTACGCCATGTGTGTGGACAcactcttcctctgcttct TGGAGGACCTGGAGCGCAACGATGGATCAGCAGAGAGGCCGTATTTCATGTCACAGAACCTGCTAACCCTCCTAAACAAGTCCAATAAAGAGGCCACATCTGTAGATtaa
- the slc44a2 gene encoding choline transporter-like protein 2 isoform X3 has protein sequence MELEEKNPDPKYGESRKFDPNFKGPIHNRGCTDIFCCILFIIALLGYFAVGILAWSQGDPRKVIYPTDSRGQFCGQAGTPQEKKPLLFYFNILKCASPLVLLEFQCPTTQLCVERCPDRFLTLAKVVSGVSKNDHQYYQKYCKEGVDLTEPGTSAPVILMAKLCPAMIIPSKPFTRRCLPALGTTKSGVVVVGNQTSFKVENNNVSATDILEASKKSNVVVEARQVAMRIFEDYTQSWHWILLGLVIAMIVSLIFIVLLRFLAGVMVWIMIVLVILVIGYGIFHCYMEYAKLKGEPGANVTIRDLGLQTDFSVYLQIRQTWLAFMIILAIVEVIIILLLFFLRKRILIAIALIKEASRAVGHVMSSLFYPLLTFALLAVVIAYWAVTAVFLSTSNEQVYKVFNNSECVHSGKNCDPKTFNTSNISAQCPDAECMFAFYGGETLYHKYLILFQFYNVFLFFWCANFVTALGQVTLAGAFASYYWAFKKPDDIPSFPIFSSLGRALRYHTGSLAFGSLILSLVQVIRVILEYLDHKLKGAQNKFAKFLLSCMKCCFWCLEKCIKFLNRNAYIMIAVYGKNFCTSARDAFFLLMRNIVRVAVLDKVTDFLLFLGKLLVVGIVGIFSFFFFSGRIKAAQDAAPTLNYYWVPILTVVVGSYLIAHGFFSVYAMCVDTLFLCFCEDLERNDGSSERPYFMSPELHDILSKTKEDDQDGVEQADSAKQMDDVKLEEETPLQQQPQDGEIQLKQQEVLKQDNEEEQPLKSKTDAEEPEEEKTETEKKVSQTEEAEKKEEEVKEPTEDQEEKPEKKTEEASPPAAEAAKEETGEKEVEKEESKEDNPPAKPQE, from the exons ATggagctggaggaaaaaaatccGGACCCCAAATACG GGGAGTCCAGGAAGTTTGACCCAAACTTCAAAGGGCCAATTCACAACAG ggGCTGCACAGATATCTTCTGCTGTATTCTCTTCATCATAGCCTTGCTTGGGTACTTTGCTGTGGGTATCCTCG CCTGGTCTCAGGGTGACCCCAGGAAAGTGATTTATCCCACCGACAGcaggggacagttctgtggTCAAGCTGGAACACCTCAGGA GAAGAAGCCTCTTCTGTTCTACTTTAACATACTGAAATGTGCCAGTCCTCTGGTGCTGCTTGAATTTCAGTGTCCGACTACTCAG TTATGTGTGGAAAGATGTCCGGACAGGTTTCTCACATTGGCGAAAGTAGTAAGTGGGGTGAGCAAAAATGACCATCAGTACTACCAGAAATACTGCAAGGAAGGAGTGGATTTAACCGAACCG GGTACTTCTGCTCCTGTAATCCTGATGGCTAAATTGTGCCCAGCCATGATCATACCCAGTAAACCCT TCACGCGTCGCTGCCTTCCTGCCTTGGGAACCACAAAAagtggggtggtggtggtgggcaACCAAACCTCCTTTAAGGTCGAAAACAATAATGTCAGTGCCACAGATATACTGGAGGCATCAAA gAAGTCTAATGTTGTTGTCGAAGCTCGCCAGGTGGCTATGAGAATCTTTGAAGACTACACTCAGTCGTGGCATTGGATCCTTCT AGGTCTGGTGATAGCCATGATCGTCAGCTTGATTTTCATCGTCCTGCTGCGATTCTTGGCTGGTGTCATGGTCTGGATCATGATTGTTCTAGTTATTCTAGTCATTGGATATG GTATTTTCCACTGTTACATGGAATATGCTAAACTGAAGGGAGAGCCTGGGGCTAATGTCACCATTCGTGATCTGGGCCTCCAGACAGATTTCTCTGTCTACCTGCAGATCAGACAGACCTGGCTGGCCTTCA TGATCATCCTGGCCATTGTGGAGGTCATCATCatcttgttgctgtttttcctgAGGAAGAGAATCCTAATCGCTATCGCTCTTATCAAAGAGGCTAGCAG aGCGGTTGGGCATGTGATGTCATCTCTTTTCTACCCACTGCTGACCTTTGCCCTCCTGGCTGTGGTGATTGCATACTGGGCCGTCACTGCTGT TTTCCTGTCCACTTCTAATGAGCAGGTGTACAAAGTGTTTAACAACTCTGAGTGTGTGCACTCAGGGAAGAACTGTGACCCCAAG acaTTTAACACCTCCAATATATCAGCTCAGTGCCCTGATGCAGAGTGCATGTTTGCCTTCTACGGTGGGGAGACCCTCTACCACAAATACCTCATCCTGTTCCAGTTCTATAAcgtcttcctcttcttctggtGCGCCAACTTTGTTACGGCCCTGGGTCAGGTCACTCTTGCAGGGGCCTTTGCTTCATATTACTGGGCCTTCAAGAAGCCGGATGATATTCCCTCCTTCCCCATCTTCTCCTCACTGGGACGTGCCCTCAG ATACCACACTGGTTCCCTGGCTTTTGGCTCTCTGATCCTGTCTTTGGTTCAGGTCATCAGAGTCATCCTGGAGTACCTGGATCACAAGTTGAAAG GTGCTCAGAACAAGTTTGCTAAATTTCTGTTAAGCTGCATGAAGTGCTGCTTCTGGTGTCTGGAGAAGTGCATCAAGTTCCTTAACAGAAATGCCTACATCATG ATTGCCGTTTATGGAAAAAATTTCTGTACCTCAGCTCGAGATGCATTTTTCCTTCTCATGAGAAATATTGTCAG GGTGGCTGTTTTAGATAAAGTCACAGACTTCTTGCTGTTTCTCGGGAAGCTCCTCGTTGTTGGCATTGTTG ggatcttctctttcttcttcttctctggaaGAATTAAAGCAGCACAGGATGCTGCTCCAACTTTGAACTACTATTGGGTTCCAATACTC ACCGTGGTGGTGGGATCTTACCTCATTGCCCATGGTTTCTTCAGCGTCTACGCCATGTGTGTGGACAcactcttcctctgcttct GTGAGGACTTGGAAAGAAACGATGGCTCCTCTGAAAGGCCTTACTTCATGTCCCCTGAACTGCACGATATCCTCTCCAAAACAAAGGAGGACGACCAAGATGGTGTTGAGCAGGCAGATTCTGCAAAGCAAATGGATGACGTGAAACTGGAGGAGGAGAcgcctctgcagcagcagccgcaaGATGGAGAAATTCAACTGAAACAGCAGGAGGTGCTCAAGCAGGACAACGAAGAAGAGCAGCCACTGAAGAGCAAGACAGATGCTGAAGAGccagaagaggagaaaacagaaacggaaaaaaaagtcagtcagacagaggaggctgaaaagaaagaagaagaggtgaaaGAACCGACAGAAGACCAGGAGGAGAAACCAGAGAAGAAGACGGAGGAGGCGTCACCTCCAGCTGCGGAGgctgctaaagaggagactggtgaaaaagaagtggaaaaagaagaatCCAAGGAAGATAATCCCCCCGCCAAGCCACAGGAGTAG
- the gcdha gene encoding glutaryl-CoA dehydrogenase a — protein sequence MALRSTVSHLLSSSQKCAAVLLSRAQGTAASPDKHVEVVNKPAKAPKVPFNWRDALDLEGQLTEEEIMIRDSFRDYCQEKLMPRIIMANRHEHFHREIVSEMGELGVLGPTIKGFGCAGTSYVAYGLIAREVERVDSGYRSVLSVQSSLVMHPINAYGTEAQKEKYLPRLASGEILGCFGLTEPNHGSDPGSMETKAKYNSSSGTFTISGAKTWITNSPVADIAIVWAKCEDGKVRGFILERGMKGFSTPKIEGKFSLRVSTTGMILMDEVEVPQENLLPNVSGLAGPFGCLNNARYGIAWGALGAAEFCFHAARQYTLDRIQFGVPLAKNQLMQKKMADMLTDITIGLQSCLALGRLMDQKKTAPEMISMLKRNSCGKALDIARQARDMLGGNGIADEYHIIRHVMNLEAVNTYEGTHDIHALILGRAITGLQSFTVGN from the exons atggCCCTCAGAAGTACTGTCTCCCACCTGCTCTCCAGCAGCCAAAAATGTGCTGCTGTCCTGTTGTCCAGAGCCCAGGGCACGGCCGCTTCACCTGACAAAC aTGTTGAAGTAGTCAACAAGCCAGCAAAGGCAC CCAAGGTCCCATTTAACTGGCGGGATGCTCTGGATCTGGAGGGTCaactgacagaggaggagatcaTGATCCGAGACTCCTTCCGCGACTACTGCCAGGAAAAACTGATGCCCCGCATCATCATGGCCAACAGACATGAAC ACTTCCATCGTGAGATTGTCTCAGAGATGGGAGAGTTGGGCGTCCTAGGCCCAACTATTAAAG GATTCGGCTGTGCAGGCACTAGTTATGTGGCATATGGCTTGATTGCCAGAGAGGTTGAGAGAGTGGACAGTGGGTATCGCTCAGTCCTGAGTGTCCAGTCTTCACTGGTCATGCATCCAATCAATGCTTACGGCACAGAGGCTCAGAAGGAGAAGTACCTGCCCAGGCTCG CTAGTGGAGAAATCCTAGGCTGCTTTGGCTTGACAGAGCCGAACCATGGCAGTGATCCTGGCAGTATGGAAACCAAAGCCAAGTACAACTCATCCAGTGGTACCTTCACCATCAGTGGGGCAAAGACTTG GATCACAAATTCCCCTGTAGCAGACATTGCAATAGTCTGGGCCAAATGTGAGGATGGAAAAGTGCGGGGTTTTATCTTGGAGCGTGGAATGAAGGGTTTTTCCACCCCCAAGATTGAAGGCAAGTTCTCACTGAGAGTGTCAACCACTGGCATGATCCTGATGGATGAAGTGGAAGTTCCTCAGGAGAACCTTCTACCCAATGTCTCCGGTTTAGCT GGACCCTTTGGCTGCCTCAATAACGCCCGGTATGGCATTGCCTGGGGAGCTCTGGGAGCTGCCGAATTCTGTTTTCACGCTGCTCGACAGTACACTCTGGACAG AATCCAGTTTGGGGTGCCACTGGCAAAGAACCAGCTGATGCAGAAGAAGATGGCTGACATGCTGACAGATATCACTATAGGGCTGCAGTCATGTCTGGCCCTGGGGAGACTTATGGATCAGAAGAA AACAGCACCAGAGATGATCTCCATGTTGAAGAGGAATAGCTGTGGCAAGGCTTTGGATATTGCCAGACAAGCCAGGGACATGTTGGGAGGAAATGGCATTGCAGATGAGTACCACATTATTCGTCACGTTATGAACCTGGAGGCCGTCAACACATATGAGG gaaCTCACGACATTCATGCATTGATCCTGGGTAGAGCCATTACTGGACTGCAGTCTTTCACAGTTGGAAACTAA